TTCTGGAGCGTCCCAGatgtcaaggatctctctgagaCATTGGAGGAAAACGACAGAGGAATGCTGACAAGGCTGCTGAGGTGTCTTGACCAGGATGAAAACTTTGATCATTGTGAGGTAGAGCGACAGGTAAGGTTTCAACTTTATCCGTTTACGCGGTTTTCCAATACCGCTTTATTCATGTCCTTTTTGCAACTCTCTTTTCTCAAACCTCCGTAAAAGGAAGGTGGGGGTGTGTTTTTTTTTCTAGATACAGACACTTCCACTAAAACTCCCATTAGACctcaacaagacatggtcactggcCTTGCAGGCAAAGCTAACCACACTCCATTTCTATCACCAGATAACTTATTAGATTAATACAACCACAATCTATCAAAATACTGAGTAATTTATTTGACTATCATGGCAGACCCTTACTGGACAAATGGATGACCAAGGGTGCATGGACTACCCTATGGAGGACCTTGGTGAAGCAGTGGAGAAAAGAGGACATTCCCTCTATCAAAGTCAAGAAACCCAAGAACTTATGAGTCAGGTAGGAGTTGATTGAACAGTTTTTTATTTGgatgtggtcctctgtagttggtagagcatggttcttgcaacgccaggatagtgggtttgattcccaggaccacccgtAAGTAAAAAATGCACGCTTGACTGTAAATCCGTTTGgacaaaagtgtctgctaaatggcatatattattgttTTCTGTTGCTTTGAACAAAAAACAGCCCAAATTAGCACCCTGTGCTTGTAGAGTTTTGCAAACTGAACAATAGCAACAGAAACAGCCTGATTTTACTAGCATTGACTGGTTGAAGTAGTGTAACCAATCAATGCTCGTAAAATCAGGCTGTTTCTGTTACTATTGTTCAGTTTGCGAAATTCTACAAGCACAAAGTTATTTTTTACCTATTAGATCAAATAAAATCGGTGATGCCCCCtatcttctctcctttcctctcctctcttctactaGCACTCAACACTGACGCTGCGCATCAACCAGCTCTTGTCCAGGTGTGCAGAGTTCAACATGGACATTCTGGACACTGAGACAGACATGGCAGTCAGATGTGAGCCCTATAGTTCTGAACTCGAGGGACTGCAGGAGCAACAGGATGAGCtagaggtatatacagtatatgtatatacacaaccaaaagtttgaggtcacttagaaatgtccttgtttttgaaagaaaagcaattttgtccattaaaataacatcaaattgataagaaatacagtgtagacattgttaataactattttagctggaaacggcagattttttatggaaaatctacataggcgtacagaggcccattatcagcaaacaacactcctgtgttccagtggcatgttgtattagctaatccaagtttatcattttaaaaggctaattgatcattagaaaaccccttgcaattatgttagcacagctgaaaactgttgttctgattaaagaagcaatcaaaaagaaggccagcatcccggagtcgcctcttcactgttgacattgagactggtgttttgctgtttaatgaagctgcccTCCCAaaattgtttttctttcaaaaacaaggacatttctaagtgaccccaaggtTTTGAACAgctgtgtatacacacacacacaatggcaaGAAGTGTGAACCTGGATTTTTGCAAATGTCCAAAAatttatctgatcttcatctaagtcacaacaatagacagtcTGCTTAAACCAACACACAATgggttttcatgtctttattgaacacaccgtgtaaacatttgTAGTGTAGGGTggtaaaagtatgtgaacccttggatttaataactggttgaccctcctttggcagcaataaactcaaccaaatgttttctgtagttgtggaacagacctgcacaacggtcagaaGGAATTTTGGACTATTCATCTTTACACAATTGTGTCAGTTCAGGAATATTCTTAGGATATCTGGTGTGAACAGCTCTCGAGGTCAAGCCACAGCATTTTAAATCGGGTTgaagtcaggactctgactgggccactccagaaggcatattttcttctatTGAAGCCAtcctgttgttgatttacttcggtgttttggatcgttgtcctgttgcatcacccaactaaTGTTTAGCTTCCATTGGCAGACAGATAACCTTGCATCTCtagcaaaatgtcttgataaacatgggaatacatttttccatcaatgatagcaagctgtccaggccctgaggcagcaaaacagccccaaaccatgatgctccctccaaaATACTTTACAGTtgagatgaggttttgatgttggtgtgctgtgcctttttttctacacacatagtgttgtgtgttccttccaaacaattaCACTTTAGTTTATTCTGTCCACATAATATTTTGCAAGAAGCGCCgtagaacatccaggtgctcttttacgaacttcagatgtgcagcgatgttttttttggacagaggtggcttcttccatggtgtcctcccatgaacaccattcttattTAGTGTTTTAAGTATCGTAGacttgtcaacagagatgttaccaTGTCCCaaagatttctgtaagtctttagctgacactgtaggattcttcttaacctcattgagcattctgcgctgtgctcttgcagtcatctttgcaggacgacCACTCAGGGCTGAAATTCCTCCacttatagacaatttgtcttactgtggactaatgaacatcaaggcttttagagatacttttgtaactgtttccagCTCTATACAAGTCaaccattcttaatcttaggtcttctgagatctcttttgttcgaggcatgttTCACATCAGGCagtgcttcttgtgaatagcaaactaaagtgttgtgagtgttttttacagggcaaggcagctctaaccaacatctccaatctcgtctcattgattggactccaggttagctgactccaattagcttttggaaaagtcattagccgaggggttcacatactttctccaacctacactgtgaatgtttaaatgatgcatTCAATATAGATAAggaaaatacaatcatttgtgtgttattagtttaagcacactgtgtttgtctattgttgtgactatgatgaacagctcaaataagcaaagagaaacgacagtccattactttaagacatgaaggtcggtCAATACGAAATACGCAAaaccaagcactatgatgaacctggctctcatgaggactgccacaggaaaggaagacccagagttccctctgctgcacaGGATGTTCATTAgctttaccagcctcagaaattgcagcccaaataaatgatttaCAATtaagacacatcaacatcaactgttcagaggagactgcgtgaaaaaaaaacaatactaaaggacatcaataataagaagagatttgcttggccCAAGAAACTCAAGCAatggactggtggaaatctgtcgtttggtctgatgagtccaaattcaagatttttggttccaacctccttgtctttgtgagatgcagagtaggtgaaagatgatctccacatgtgtagttcccaccgtgaagcatggaggaggaggtgtgatagtgctttgctggtgacactgtctgtgatttatttagaattcaaggaacacttaaccagcattgctaccacagcattattcaacaatacaccatcccatctggtttgggcttagtgggactatcatttgtttttcaacaggataatgacccaacccacccccaggctgtgtaagggctatttgaccaaggagagtgatggagtgctgcatcagatgacctggcctccacaatcacccaacctaaacccaattgagatggtttgggatgagttggaccatagagtgaaggaaaagtagccaacaagttctcagcatatgtggaaactccaagactgttggaaaatcattccaggtgaagctggttgagatggcaagggtgtgcaaagctgtcatcaaggcaaaggatggctatttaaattatacatatatatatatatatatatatatatatttggatttgtttaacacttttttggttactacatgattccatatgtgttatttcatagtttgtcttcgctattattttacaatgtaaaaaaaagtctaaataaagaaaaacccttgaatgagtaggtgtgtccaaacttttgactggtactgtatcagATGACAgatcccgggaatcaaacccactatcctggcgttgcaagcaccatgctctaccaactgagctacagaggaccacatccAAATGAAAAACTGTTCAGTCAACTTCTACCGGACTCACAGGTTCTTGGGTGTCGTCACTTTGATAGAGGGAATGTCCTCTTTTCTAcacatatacagtggcaagaaaacgtatgtgaaccctttggaattacctggatttctgcatacatTAGTCATAACATTTGGTCTGATCTTCATCTTTGCCATAatattggaaaagcattacaggtgaagctggtttagagaatgccaagagtgtgcaaagctgtcatcaatgcaaatcgtggctactttgaagaatctcaaatatattttgatttgtacaacacttttttggttactacatgaatatagaacaacccttgaatgagtaggtgagtccaaacctttgactggtactgtactgtatgtgtgtgtgtgtgtatacaatttcatccattttagaataagtctaacgtaacaaaatgtggaaaaagtcaaggggtctgaatactttctgaatgcactgtatagtccACTGTCTTCAGAGATAGTGAATGCTTCAGTTTGCTTTAACTCTCTATTGCATTGTATTCAACTTTTTTTCTTTGAATTGTCAGATCTCATCTCAGATTCATAGACTTTACACTTGTGTTAAAATTCTGAACATCATTAATAAAGGGATAGTTCTCTCAAACTATCCAGCAGATACCTGTCAATAGTGTATGCTTGACTATGCAGTCATGGTACATGATGAGTTCAATCATACTAGCCATGGTAGCCCTCTATAGAATGAGACGTGAAAAAATATAGAGTTTGTTGTCATAGCAGAATGCAACCCTATGTCCATTATCTAgcataatattatgacagacgtTATTATTTCAGGACTCGCTACATTTGATTGGTTTTGAGCCTCTGTCAGGCTTAATCTCTGATGCAAGAATATTCAAGTCACCTGCAAAAGTGTAATTGTTCCACATAAAACATTCAGTATGATCTTCTTTCAGAGGGACTATCAGGTCATaaaagaggaggtggaagagatggagggactgGCTTTGCGACTGCAGGTCCTCCAACCTGAAATGCCAGGAGCTTTGGGGGAGGACATCCATGCGACCCAGCAAGCTTGGGAGGAGTTGGGCTTGAGCATGGCAGAGAACCAATGCAACCTCCAACAATTTCAGCAACTGCAAGACTTTCTTAGGGCCTACCTGGCCATGATGTGAGCAATTACACATACAGTATGATGTCAAATATTGTTCTTGGTACAATTGGTTCTTGATACAACTGAAATGTTGTGCCTGTTTTGTCCTGAATAATGCACATGTATATGTTTAGTGCTCATGAATATGCTTATTATGTTTACTGTAATAACCACAATGTGCTTACTgagcccctcctctctctctctttctttctcactctctgaTGTCTCCCCTACAGCTTATGGACAGAGGACACACAGACTTGCATTTTCTCAGAGGCTTCAGTCCAGCAGTGGAGATTGGCAGAATCGAGTGTTCCATCTGAGCTGGATCTGAGGATAGAGCAGAAGTTTGACGAGTTTGACAAGCTCGCTGCAGCTGGGCAGAAGATTATCAAGGAACGACATCACTTGGCAGATATTGTGAGTTCTTTTACAACAGGGGTCACAAACATATTTTGCCCTGTGGACCACAGCCTTTGAAAAGACTGTGATTAACTCAATGATTTGTACTTTCACTTGTTAAAATTTTTTTTGAACTAGTCTAGTGTCACAAATCCCAATGACCCAACCATTGGAAGAGACAGAAAATATCTGGCAACTGTTTTATACAGATAAAGGAGAGGACTGAGGAACTGCAAAGCATTCTGGGATGGATCCTGGTATACTGGAGGGCACAGAAAGACCAGCTGGGTCGGGAGAGGCCAAGCGATTCAAGAAGAAGTGATGCCCCTCAAGGAGACGCAACCAGATTTTCACAAGGTCAACCCCAGGTAGGATATCCCTGCTACCCCCTATTAAAAGGTATAACAATTATAATAATgataaatgcattttttttaaaggatatCCCTGCATTCACACCAATATGATATTTATTCGTTATAACAAATTATTTCAGAACAATAACATTGTTCTATTGAAATTAGACACATTTAAAGCACTGAACTACATCGCTGTTGTGAAGCTACCGTAATAATGTGTATAGAAGACCAAATGCTTTCTACCTGCCCAAATCTTGCTCCTAAGGATCAAGGCTTATTGCACAAaacctaaaaatatatatttttaaatacttgAAATAAGAGTTATTGAACAAAATCTTTGGTTTTCTTTGCAGAATCTATCCTCTCTGGCAGAACACAAGTCCTCTGAAAGCCTGTCCACAAAGCACAGGCTCATGGTGACGAGCCAGTTTGAAGGACCACAAAAATCCCAACCAGGGATAGGTCACCATGCAGAAAACTTTGCCAAGCCAGTAAACGTAACACGACACGTCCCCTTGGCTGTGGTAGTCAACTCGTCCAGCATTATCCTTGAAGAGCCCTGCGCTACTGTCACCCCACTGGGCAGCAGCATCAACCTCATCCTCAGTTTTGACCAACAGCCACCAGGGGGCGGTCTGCAACAGGGGCCAGTGGAGCCAAAGCAGGCAGTGGAACCTGTGCATAGGGTGAGTACAGATCACCACATATTCATATCTACATACCACAAGACAACATCAACCAAATTAAAAAAGGGAGGATGCAAAGTTTTGGACAACAGTCAGATTTGAATTCTGTTGCTGTTGATGCAATCtccgtagacaaacattggcagtagaatggctcgtactgaagagctcaatggtTTTCAGTGTGGcaacatcataggatgccaccttccaaACAAGTCAGttttcacatttctgccctgctagagctgccctggtcaactgtaagtggaaccgtgaagggaaatcttaacactacagcatacaatgacattctagacgattgtgtgcttccaactttgtggcaacagtttggggaaggcacttTCCAGTTTAAGCATGATAATGCCCCcgggcacaaagcgaggtccatacagaaatggtttgtcgagatcgatgtggagaaacttgactggcctgctcaTAGCACTGaactcaaccccattgaacacctttaggatgaattgaaatgccgactgcgagccaggcctaatcgcccaacatcagtgcccaacctcactaaagctcttgtggctgaatagtcccagcagcaatgttccaatatctagtggaaagccttcccagaagagtggaggctgttatagcagcaaaggtggggaccaactccatattaatgcccatgatcttgaatgagatgtttgacgagcaggtgtccacatacttttgtacactGCCATGCAGTGTATTTCAGCTAATAATATAAAACCTCTTGTAGAACCTCAAGACGTTCAGGCACATTTCTATTGTGTTTATCTTTAAAAGCTTTAGATTGGGACTGGGATAGCGAGAGCTGATCCTAATGTCTTAGAGCAGCTATTAGTCAAGGAATGTGGTGTAAGATTTCTGTCCCCCATTCCAGAAGTGGTAGTTCATCAACTTGGCTCACACTCAGTGGATTAGTCATGGTCAAGCCATTGCCACTGCAGCTGGGTATGAGACCACCTGATCTCCATGTGATTTTCATAAGGTTTGCGGAATGTAAGATCCAATTTTGAAGGCTTGCAGCTGAAGTGATGTCTTAAAATAACGTACAGTATTTTTATACAGAATCAACTACATATTTCATCAAGTGTGCACGAGTATCAGAAATTGGTTCTCCGTAAATGAATCTAAGATGTCTTTGATCATGGTTGCATAAGCATTTAATTTCAAGGAACATGAAAGTCACCTTTTGCAGAGTTTTGTATTTTAATACATCTAATTATCTTCATCTTTTTCAGGTGAGCACCTATCTGCAAGTCACAGATGGAAGTCCTGTTTTTGAAGACGTGGCATCGTCTCATGTTACTGACACGAGCCACGTGTCAACCACCTTTTCCACAAGCTCAATCAATGCTACTTTCATTCCCCAAGTCAGGACTGTCTTGCTCCCCACCTTACCCAGAACCAGTTCCACCTCTACCTTAAACCTGAAGGGAccgatgaagaggaggaagaaaatgacacacagacacactgtgacTGGAATTGTCGCAATGCCCAAGCCAGAGGGGGTTACTACCGCGCCCACCAATGTCAAACACAGGGCTTACACCTGGCCACTGGAGGATAAGAAGGAATGTCATGCCACACAAGGGAGTCCAGGTAATACAGAACTCCAACTGTATATCAAAAATAATTCTGTGGTGAGTGTCACGGATGGCAACTCTTCAGGCATGTCAAGCATTCCTACCATCCAGGGGCATTTCTTGCATGGGCCCAGTGAGATGACCATTAGGCAAGACAAGAGCCACTATGGCATTATCCATCTTGGGTCGATGTTGAGTTTTGACCTGCCCAAGGATTGGGGGAAAATCTCACAGATAAGTGCAAAAGACCTCACAACTGAGAAAGTGCCTTTTGAAGCCAATGGGGACCATGCCAGTCCACCTTTGAATCTGTACAGACCATCAGGCTCAAACACACTCGGTCAGACTCACGTATCGTCCAAAGTAATTGGACAGACTTTTGCCCTCAGTCCAGAGAAGGAAAGGCATCTTGAAGCTGATGGGGAGTATAGACCTTCAGGCTCAAATACACTCAGTCTAACTCAGAAAGTGATTGGGCAGAATTTCACCCTCAGTCCAGGGGAGGAAAGTATATGTGAAACAGGGGACTATGCTGTTCAAAATGGTTCACCTTTGAATCTATACAAATTGGCAGACTCAAATACACTCAGTCAGACTCACAAAGTGATTGGACATACTTCTGCCCTCAGTCCAAAAGAAGAAAAGAGCTGCGAAGCAGCTAGGCAGGACTCGCAGAAGGTCAGCTCAGAGTCTGTTTCTCTTTTGGTtcagtgtctctctctacctgagaAAGACAACGTCTATCACGACCTAAGAAGCGCCACAAGGAGTCCTGCCCTTGCTGCTGGACATGAGAACATTTTCTCCAGCACTGTTGGCATCCACCATGAGGATAAGGTCGAGATTTCCATTCCAGTAGCTATTTTGGACTCTAACAAGCAACGCACTGAACCAAACTGCAGCAGCTCGATGATGCATGACCACGCCCGCACTGAACCATCACAGAACCACAACTGTTTAAGTGTTCACACTAAGATTCAAGACCTCAATAACCACATATACTTCCCTTCTGCAAAGAGGCAATTCGCTTTCCAAAGTGACCTTCGAGTTGTAGAGATCAAGGGCTTGTCTACTGTGTCTGAAGACTCCACATGGATGGGTGTGCGCAGTTCTGGACGAGTCATTGTGTGCTCTGAGGACAACTGTTGCGTA
This sequence is a window from Oncorhynchus kisutch isolate 150728-3 linkage group LG1, Okis_V2, whole genome shotgun sequence. Protein-coding genes within it:
- the LOC109890094 gene encoding uncharacterized protein LOC109890094 isoform X1; the encoded protein is MSEGVVRKIQPFTIGTRLSVPSEAKCQEIVDVYLPKSAAPNKLELQNNLHDQMSLYMGQAQGWPETGNSELPQVAAQVYASTPEGHQDERVEEDRNSVSPTASSRSIRKIAICRNAETVPDVSLSDSDLATSVSSTSETIRSNSVHPKPPSLRVEDDLDKMSNSQSKDGHQYETLDVETDHKGEKRKRLQQIEGNKVPSRENTVNQTCLRFQSLLRNYHQDLKLALDVSSFYQQADNIICTINRKRSVLSGSDNQGSCGQTEIYNIASQITMLNETVSRLSDLHPTLAARVTRKQAEVQESWGLLQEGSGSEWPDLPTTLAIDFSCDEPGPLSQTRDPEHEAQRIIGKDIKEEQNPLKGFENMKDCGVPRKLTVSQVEEQPSKSYARVSCDTTSNDLTGRLCVERQRKDQTNHLNTCFPGCQSELGIQLQNSTTSADKTLSWLKDNLAMSTPSHHTASLSGPEEKPESTQGQHQDGVKMEDLLGQVETLWEVLRRRLHRSMIDANSSERLKFERDDNHETDKDRLEGCLSEYSATTENVHFWSVPDVKDLSETLEENDRGMLTRLLRCLDQDENFDHCEVERQTLTGQMDDQGCMDYPMEDLGEAVEKRGHSLYQSQETQELMSQHSTLTLRINQLLSRCAEFNMDILDTETDMAVRCEPYSSELEGLQEQQDELERDYQVIKEEVEEMEGLALRLQVLQPEMPGALGEDIHATQQAWEELGLSMAENQCNLQQFQQLQDFLRAYLAMILWTEDTQTCIFSEASVQQWRLAESSVPSELDLRIEQKFDEFDKLAAAGQKIIKERHHLADIIKERTEELQSILGWILVYWRAQKDQLGRERPSDSRRSDAPQGDATRFSQGQPQNLSSLAEHKSSESLSTKHRLMVTSQFEGPQKSQPGIGHHAENFAKPVNVTRHVPLAVVVNSSSIILEEPCATVTPLGSSINLILSFDQQPPGGGLQQGPVEPKQAVEPVHRVSTYLQVTDGSPVFEDVASSHVTDTSHVSTTFSTSSINATFIPQVRTVLLPTLPRTSSTSTLNLKGPMKRRKKMTHRHTVTGIVAMPKPEGVTTAPTNVKHRAYTWPLEDKKECHATQGSPGNTELQLYIKNNSVVSVTDGNSSGMSSIPTIQGHFLHGPSEMTIRQDKSHYGIIHLGSMLSFDLPKDWGKISQISAKDLTTEKVPFEANGDHASPPLNLYRPSGSNTLGQTHVSSKVIGQTFALSPEKERHLEADGEYRPSGSNTLSLTQKVIGQNFTLSPGEESICETGDYAVQNGSPLNLYKLADSNTLSQTHKVIGHTSALSPKEEKSCEAARQDSQKVSSESVSLLVQCLSLPEKDNVYHDLRSATRSPALAAGHENIFSSTVGIHHEDKVEISIPVAILDSNKQRTEPNCSSSMMHDHARTEPSQNHNCLSVHTKIQDLNNHIYFPSAKRQFAFQSDLRVVEIKGLSTVSEDSTWMGVRSSGRVIVCSEDNCCVCSDSPAPMMVLEKETSPKREPDHIHPDHWQFEEEEEELEDIWNCTARERAP
- the LOC109890094 gene encoding uncharacterized protein LOC109890094 isoform X2; the protein is MSEGVVRKIQPFTIGTRLSVPSEAKCQEIVDVYLPKSAAPNKLELQNNLHDQMSLYMGQAQGWPETGNSELPQVAAQVYASTPEGHQDERVEEDRNSVSPTASSRSIRKIAICRNAETVPDVSLSDSDLATSVSSTSETIRSNSVHPKPPSLRVEDDLDKMSNSQSKDGHQYETLDVETDHKGEKRKRLQQIEGNKVPSRENTVNQTCLRFQSLLRNYHQDLKLALDVSSFYQQADNIICTINRKRSVLSGSDNQGSCGQTEIYNIASQITMLNETVSRLSDLHPTLAARVTRKQAEVQESWGLLQEGSGSEWPDLPTTLAIDFSCDEPGPLSQTRDPEHEAQRIIGKDIKEEQNPLKGFENMKDCGVPRKLTVSQVEEQPSKSYARVSCDTTSNDLTGRLCVERQRKDQTNHLNTCFPGCQSELGIQLQNSTTSADKEKPESTQGQHQDGVKMEDLLGQVETLWEVLRRRLHRSMIDANSSERLKFERDDNHETDKDRLEGCLSEYSATTENVHFWSVPDVKDLSETLEENDRGMLTRLLRCLDQDENFDHCEVERQTLTGQMDDQGCMDYPMEDLGEAVEKRGHSLYQSQETQELMSQHSTLTLRINQLLSRCAEFNMDILDTETDMAVRCEPYSSELEGLQEQQDELERDYQVIKEEVEEMEGLALRLQVLQPEMPGALGEDIHATQQAWEELGLSMAENQCNLQQFQQLQDFLRAYLAMILWTEDTQTCIFSEASVQQWRLAESSVPSELDLRIEQKFDEFDKLAAAGQKIIKERHHLADIIKERTEELQSILGWILVYWRAQKDQLGRERPSDSRRSDAPQGDATRFSQGQPQNLSSLAEHKSSESLSTKHRLMVTSQFEGPQKSQPGIGHHAENFAKPVNVTRHVPLAVVVNSSSIILEEPCATVTPLGSSINLILSFDQQPPGGGLQQGPVEPKQAVEPVHRVSTYLQVTDGSPVFEDVASSHVTDTSHVSTTFSTSSINATFIPQVRTVLLPTLPRTSSTSTLNLKGPMKRRKKMTHRHTVTGIVAMPKPEGVTTAPTNVKHRAYTWPLEDKKECHATQGSPGNTELQLYIKNNSVVSVTDGNSSGMSSIPTIQGHFLHGPSEMTIRQDKSHYGIIHLGSMLSFDLPKDWGKISQISAKDLTTEKVPFEANGDHASPPLNLYRPSGSNTLGQTHVSSKVIGQTFALSPEKERHLEADGEYRPSGSNTLSLTQKVIGQNFTLSPGEESICETGDYAVQNGSPLNLYKLADSNTLSQTHKVIGHTSALSPKEEKSCEAARQDSQKVSSESVSLLVQCLSLPEKDNVYHDLRSATRSPALAAGHENIFSSTVGIHHEDKVEISIPVAILDSNKQRTEPNCSSSMMHDHARTEPSQNHNCLSVHTKIQDLNNHIYFPSAKRQFAFQSDLRVVEIKGLSTVSEDSTWMGVRSSGRVIVCSEDNCCVCSDSPAPMMVLEKETSPKREPDHIHPDHWQFEEEEEELEDIWNCTARERAP